The Oncorhynchus clarkii lewisi isolate Uvic-CL-2024 chromosome 29, UVic_Ocla_1.0, whole genome shotgun sequence genome contains a region encoding:
- the LOC139388097 gene encoding ST14 transmembrane serine protease matriptase b has product MDLLDSGTKFTPKTQDDDWENSVTFLPAPDTKKLEKNRGSKTLFVGIGLVGLAAVIALTTGLLVWHFHLRRGEVRLTKMYIGSMSITNQRFIDSYDNPNSNEFKQLAMQVSQQLKGIYSKYKDLDKYLVGSTVQAFSEGNRGSEDNVVAYYLSEFDVPIGRGSAVDEAIGTMDPMEGSLKGRMGKGRRPTSSLLINNVMSGALDARMTKALLTASQTYSYHISENHTATLQSPGFPDSPYPPNTYVLWRLHADRGYRIKLEFDTFNLEADCQNDFIKVYDSLVPLEQQVMAEKCGYYTRNEPLSFISSGNVMLLTLVTNKEKNFPGFRATYSQVPLNSQDCGGQLSGLNGTFTSPNFPSHYPPLTKCVWDIEVPKGKSVKVQFNKLLMSEPGQNNNNCPKDYVEINSEKLCGDKPYSTVVTSTVNKIVVIFNSDMSYVDSGFTAEFEAFVPTTQCEPDQIKCRNGLCKVKFWQCDGVNDCGDSTDEENCGSCKSGEFSCRNGRCISERLKCDGRADCADGSDESNCAKSLALQCSEYTYKCKNNMCISKLNPECDEEEDCDDGSDEADCQCGIRPYRHSRIVGGQASIEGEWPWQVSLHIRGSSHVCGASVINDRWLVTAAHCVQDDVKVKYSQPQQWEAYLGLHVQSQTNKWTLKKNLKQIIQHPGYQAQTYDNDIALMELDSPVTLNQNIWPICLPTARHYFPAGKPVWITGWGTTREGGFEASMLQKAEVRIINATVCNTLMEGQTTSNMLCAGVLDGGVDACQGDSGGPLSSMENGGRFFLAGVVSWGDGCARRNKPGVYTQVTKYRDWIKQKTGV; this is encoded by the exons GATGATGACTGGGAAAATTCTGTCACATTCTTGCCAGCCCCAGACACCAAGAAGCTAGAGAAAAATAGAGGGAGTAAAACACTTTTTGTTGGGATTGGCCTCGTGGGGTTGGCAGCAGTCATTGCGCTGACGACAGGCCTGCTGGTTTGGCATTTTCACT tgaggagaggagaggtgcgaTTGACAAAGATGTACATTGGCTCTATGAGTATCACCAACCAAAGATTTATAGATTCTTACGACAACCCCAACAGCAATGAGTTCAAACAACTGGCCATGCAGGTGTCACAGCAG CTGAAGGGAATCTACTCTAAATACAAAGATCTGGATAAATATTTAGTGGGATCCACAGTGCAAGCCTTCAG TGAAGGCAACAGAGGGAGTGAGGACAATGTAGTGGCCTACTACCTGTCTGAGTTTGATGTACCGATCGGTCGGGGGTCTGCAGTGGATGAAGCTATTGGCACCATGGATCCGATGGAGGGAAGTCTGAAGGGGAGGATGGGGAAGGGTCGCCGGCCAACCAGCTCCCTGCTCATCAACAACGTGATGTCTGGAG CTCTGGATGCACGTATGACAAAGGCCTTATTGACTG CCTCCCAAACCTATTCCTATCACATCAGTGAGAATCACACGGCCACATTACAGTCACCTGGCTTTCCTGATTCTCCATACCCTCCAAACACATATGTGTTGTGGAGACTACATGCTGACCGAGGCTACAGGATTAAACTGGAGTTTGACACCTTCAACTTGGAGGCTGACTGTCAGAACGACTTCATCAAGGTGTATGACTCCCTGGTGCCATTGGAGCAGCAGGTCATGGCAGA GAAATGTGGATATTACACTCGCAATGAGCCTCTGTCGTTCATTTCCTCTGGAAACGTCATGCTGCTGACACTGGTAACCAACAAGGAGAAGAACTTCCCTGGCTTCAGAGCCACCTACTCTCAGGTTCCCCTCAATAGCCAAG ATTGTGGTGGTCAATTATCAGGACTTAATGGCACCTTCACATCTCCAAACTTTCCCTCCCATTACCCACCTCTGACCAAGTGTGTCTGGGATATTGAG GTCCCAAAAGGGAAGTCTGTCAAGGTGCAGTTCAACAAGCTGTTGATGTCTGAGCCAGGACAGAACAATAATAATTGTCCTAAGGACTACGTAGAGATCAACAGTGAAAA GCTATGTGGCGATAAGCCCTACAGCACTGTGGTCACCAGCACAGTCAACAAGATAGTCGTGATATTTAACTCTGACATGTCCTATGTGGATTCAGGTTTCACTGCTGAGTTTGAAGCCTTTGTGCCAACTACTC AGTGTGagccagatcaaatcaaatgtagaaATGGTCTTTGTAAAGTCAAGTTCTGGCAGTGTGATGGAGTCAATGACTGTGGGGACAGCACAGACGAGGAAAACTGTG gGAGTTGTAAATCAGGTGAGTTTAGCTGTCGGAATGGAAGATGTATctccgagagactgaaatgtgaTGGCCGTGCTGACTGTGCTGACGGCTCTGATGAATCAAATTGCGCAAAAT CTCTAGCCCTGCAATGCTCAGAGTATACTTACAAGTGTAAGAACAATATGTGCATCAGCAAGCTGAACCCAGAGTGCGATGAAGAAGAGGACTGTGATGATGGCTCAGACGAGGCAGACTGTC agtGTGGTATACGGCCTTATAGACACTCCCGCATTGTGGGTGGACAGGCCTCCATTGAGGGGGAGTGGCCCTGGCAGGTTAGCCTTCACATCCGAGGGTCTAGCCATGTGTGTGGAGCCTCAGTTATCAACGACCGCTGGCTCGTCACTGCTGCCCACTGTGTCCAGGATGACGTCAAAGTCAA ATATTCTCAACCTCAACAATGGGAAGCATACCTTGGACTTCATGTTCAGAGTCAGACTAACAAGTGGACGCTGAAGAAGAACCTTAAACAGATCATCCAGCACCCTGGCTACCAAGCCCAGACCTATGACAATGACATAGCTCTTATGGAACTGGACAGTCCTGTCACACTCAACCAGAACATCTGGCCAATCTGTCTGCCCACGGCCAGGCATTACTTCCCTGCTGGCAAGCCAGTGTGGATCACTGGCTGGGGGACCACCAGAGAGGGGG GTTTCGAGGCATCAATGTTGCAGAAGGCAGAGGTCCGTATCATCAATGCCACAGTATGTAACACCCTGATGGAAGGACAGACCACTTCCAACATGTTATGTGCTGGTGTACTGGACGGAGGAGTAGATGCCTGTCAG GGAGACTCTGGAGGTCCGTTGTCCTCCATGGAGAACGGTGGACGTTTCTTCTTGGCTGGAGTGGTGAGCTGGGGGGACGGCTGTGCCCGCAGGAACAAGCCTGGCGTCTACACCCAAGTCACCAAATACAGGGACTGGATAAAGCAGAAGACCGGAGTGTAG